A region from the Candidatus Electrothrix scaldis genome encodes:
- a CDS encoding TIGR02117 family protein — MRQLLLLLVVLLLPACSGKPLVVKHAEAFSDTGQHEIYIVSHGWHTGFVLPANVMYHFIPQLKKRFGNTHAIEVGWGDKGFYQAKKITSGLTIRAIFWPTETVIHTVSVPSDVKAYFPDSKIRILCLSDNELASLVQFISDSFARDSKGNIELEKNGIYGDSQFYSGVGSYYLMNTCNKWTAKGLKSTGLDISPTFKLTAGSVMSYLTDRVYRDRCTGDAK; from the coding sequence ATGAGGCAACTTTTACTGCTTCTTGTTGTTCTTTTACTGCCAGCTTGTTCTGGCAAACCCTTGGTTGTAAAGCATGCTGAAGCGTTTTCAGATACGGGGCAGCACGAAATCTATATTGTAAGTCATGGTTGGCATACGGGTTTCGTGCTTCCTGCGAATGTTATGTATCATTTTATTCCACAACTCAAAAAGAGGTTTGGAAACACCCACGCAATCGAGGTTGGCTGGGGAGATAAAGGGTTTTATCAAGCAAAGAAAATTACCTCGGGATTAACTATCAGAGCGATTTTTTGGCCTACAGAAACAGTTATTCACACGGTATCTGTACCCTCAGATGTGAAGGCGTATTTTCCTGATAGCAAAATCAGAATACTATGTCTCAGTGATAACGAATTGGCCTCATTGGTCCAATTTATATCAGATAGCTTTGCAAGAGATTCTAAAGGGAATATCGAACTTGAGAAAAATGGGATATACGGTGATAGTCAATTTTATTCAGGCGTTGGATCGTATTACCTCATGAATACTTGTAATAAATGGACTGCTAAAGGGTTGAAAAGTACAGGGTTGGATATTTCGCCGACTTTTAAGTTAACGGCTGGAAGTGTAATGAGTTATTTAACGGATAGGGTTTATAGAGATCGTTGTACGGGCGATGCCAAGTAA
- a CDS encoding serine protease, with amino-acid sequence MKFFATFCCATFSLLLFCEATFAGNNIEFLDKELIQKLNDGIYEVVTPKLEDDKISYARKLPFDKLPFGQRNEKYYSIGTAFFISEKELMTAEHVLGPRYFSLHKDFFIRDRNGKIYPLNNILKCSTRRDMMVFDLKEYPEKITPLHFNRQVEVGDTVFSVGNTLGEGIAYRAGQVASFTPEWDYGEWQDIRFSSPSSPGNSGGPLLNTAGEVIGVIVKGNRSENYNVAVPISEADKLSDKAELYARNVFVKIWGTAATHSRDWSYTVPLPAPLSELAGKARESLKAFYITLRKELHEQVKEKNFPEGKRFRYFLRNQPAFRGLAPVLPDTTFRKWTATQVDFEKEQLAAGQDVYHGAHYGQEGGSRRMRRQDYFDMQVIVEKSPETKLKEFLDSPRMLLETVLKAIPYFRFVGRERIPVTSLGEPEQTETWKDKLGRTWISSLWYVAYDNSFLATTCLPAPQGAVCTVTSMRAGILTHGFLADTRQLCDELLVGYEGSLADWEEYLALGEKYIPTSLQKAEISYTGEQTKIRLKDFQVYLTTPEITKNSNLCLHFGYTNDQLLAEDLILFSLFPEKEGAQSYTIRPYYEPSPFSSDRYRRGWKESNAETGEFSGKKFAAQGDQVVVRKSALQTKTMITDPYGEKIKKIFAVGCSYQSLIAEEKDVEQDCGRFFQSITFSKE; translated from the coding sequence ATGAAATTCTTTGCTACCTTCTGTTGTGCAACATTTTCCCTCTTACTGTTTTGCGAAGCTACATTTGCCGGTAATAATATTGAATTCCTCGACAAGGAGCTTATTCAGAAGCTCAATGACGGTATTTACGAGGTGGTCACGCCGAAACTGGAAGATGATAAGATAAGCTACGCCAGGAAACTCCCTTTTGATAAGTTGCCCTTTGGACAGCGAAATGAGAAATATTACAGTATCGGGACAGCGTTTTTTATCAGTGAAAAAGAGTTGATGACTGCTGAACATGTCTTAGGACCGCGATATTTTTCCCTGCATAAGGACTTTTTTATCCGTGACAGAAACGGAAAGATCTACCCGCTCAATAATATCCTGAAGTGTTCCACTCGCAGAGATATGATGGTTTTTGACTTGAAGGAATACCCGGAAAAGATCACCCCGCTCCATTTTAATCGCCAAGTTGAGGTCGGTGATACCGTCTTTTCTGTGGGGAATACATTGGGAGAGGGAATAGCCTATCGGGCAGGACAGGTAGCCTCCTTTACACCAGAATGGGACTACGGAGAATGGCAGGATATTCGTTTCTCCTCCCCGTCATCTCCGGGAAATAGCGGCGGACCACTGTTGAATACAGCGGGAGAGGTCATTGGAGTGATTGTCAAAGGGAACCGGAGTGAAAATTATAATGTTGCTGTCCCTATTAGCGAAGCGGATAAGTTAAGTGATAAAGCAGAGTTGTATGCCCGTAATGTTTTTGTGAAGATATGGGGGACAGCTGCCACACACAGCAGAGACTGGTCCTATACCGTTCCTCTACCAGCACCACTTTCTGAACTTGCAGGTAAAGCCAGAGAGTCTTTGAAGGCATTTTATATAACCCTGCGTAAGGAGTTGCACGAGCAGGTTAAAGAAAAGAATTTTCCTGAAGGAAAACGTTTTCGTTATTTTCTCAGAAATCAGCCTGCTTTTCGTGGGCTCGCTCCTGTCTTGCCAGATACCACCTTTAGAAAGTGGACTGCAACACAAGTCGATTTCGAAAAAGAGCAGCTTGCTGCGGGCCAGGATGTGTATCATGGAGCTCATTATGGACAGGAAGGTGGGTCCCGTCGGATGAGACGCCAAGATTATTTTGATATGCAGGTCATTGTTGAGAAATCTCCAGAAACCAAACTGAAGGAATTTCTCGATTCTCCTCGTATGCTTTTAGAGACTGTGCTCAAGGCTATTCCCTATTTTCGTTTTGTTGGAAGGGAAAGAATTCCGGTGACCAGCTTGGGAGAGCCAGAACAAACCGAAACATGGAAGGATAAGCTGGGCCGGACATGGATTTCTTCTCTCTGGTATGTGGCCTACGATAATTCTTTTCTGGCCACGACCTGTCTCCCTGCACCTCAAGGGGCTGTTTGTACGGTTACGAGCATGCGTGCAGGCATATTAACACATGGATTTCTTGCCGATACCCGTCAATTATGCGATGAGTTGCTTGTCGGTTATGAGGGAAGCCTTGCTGATTGGGAGGAGTATCTTGCCCTTGGTGAAAAGTATATCCCCACCTCGTTGCAAAAGGCAGAGATCAGCTATACGGGAGAACAGACCAAAATTCGTTTGAAAGATTTTCAAGTTTATTTGACCACGCCTGAAATCACCAAGAATTCAAATCTGTGCCTGCATTTTGGCTATACAAATGATCAACTGCTTGCTGAGGATCTGATTCTGTTTTCCTTGTTCCCGGAAAAAGAGGGAGCTCAATCGTACACCATTCGGCCCTATTATGAGCCCAGCCCCTTCAGTTCTGACAGGTATCGCAGGGGCTGGAAAGAAAGTAACGCAGAAACCGGTGAGTTTTCCGGCAAAAAGTTCGCGGCTCAAGGGGATCAAGTTGTCGTGCGAAAGTCTGCCTTGCAGACAAAGACGATGATCACAGATCCTTATGGTGAAAAAATCAAAAAAATCTTTGCTGTTGGCTGTAGCTACCAGTCTCTGATCGCAGAGGAAAAAGATGTGGAGCAGGATTGCGGTCGTTTTTTTCAGAGCATCACGTTTTCTAAGGAGTAA
- a CDS encoding radical SAM protein → MGKPPDSLFVIPVFIPHEGCPHCCVFCNQRRISGFTKKPVTAEDVRETVQTWLEGKGSERHQVQVAFYGGSFTGLPQTRQQELLGAVAPFMEQGRVQSLRLSTRPDYIDQERVALLQEYQVSTVELGVQSMNDQVLALAKRGHRAVDVERAVPVLRQAEMEVGIQLMLGLPGDTRTSLRRTVERVIALQPDFVRIYPLLVVQHSELAEQYKRGEYAPLSLDKAVILTAWMKQRFDKVDIRVVRMGLQAGPELESSVLAGPWHPAFGELVASRLMLRRTRRLLAQIPAEDAIQLYINQRDQSVFRGMKSANIRRLQELGLWQRIALSTDPTVPRGTVNVLS, encoded by the coding sequence ATGGGAAAGCCCCCTGACTCTCTGTTCGTTATTCCGGTTTTTATCCCCCATGAAGGTTGCCCGCATTGTTGTGTTTTCTGCAATCAGCGCAGGATCAGCGGGTTCACGAAAAAACCGGTGACAGCCGAAGATGTACGGGAGACCGTGCAGACCTGGCTAGAGGGAAAGGGCTCGGAAAGACACCAGGTTCAGGTGGCCTTTTATGGTGGAAGCTTTACCGGTCTGCCCCAGACGCGCCAGCAGGAGCTGCTCGGGGCAGTGGCTCCGTTTATGGAGCAGGGGAGGGTACAGAGCCTTCGCCTGTCCACTCGGCCTGATTATATTGATCAGGAGCGAGTCGCGTTGCTGCAAGAATATCAGGTCTCCACGGTGGAGCTTGGGGTGCAGTCCATGAATGATCAGGTGCTTGCGCTGGCCAAGCGTGGGCATCGGGCTGTTGATGTAGAGCGTGCTGTTCCTGTTCTTCGGCAGGCAGAAATGGAGGTCGGCATACAGCTGATGCTGGGCCTGCCCGGTGATACCCGCACCTCCCTGCGCAGGACTGTTGAGCGAGTCATTGCGCTCCAGCCTGATTTTGTCCGTATCTACCCTCTCCTGGTTGTGCAGCACAGTGAATTGGCTGAGCAATACAAGCGAGGGGAATATGCGCCGTTGAGTTTGGATAAGGCGGTGATTTTGACTGCCTGGATGAAACAGCGTTTTGATAAAGTTGATATTCGGGTAGTGCGCATGGGCTTACAAGCCGGGCCAGAGTTAGAGTCCTCGGTGCTGGCTGGGCCGTGGCACCCTGCATTTGGCGAGCTGGTGGCCTCCCGCTTGATGCTGCGCCGGACAAGAAGGTTGCTGGCGCAGATTCCCGCCGAGGATGCGATCCAGCTCTACATCAATCAACGGGACCAATCCGTCTTTCGCGGTATGAAATCCGCAAACATCAGGAGGTTGCAAGAGCTTGGCCTTTGGCAGCGTATTGCCCTGAGTACAGACCCCACGGTTCCACGCGGTACGGTTAACGTCCTGTCCTGA
- a CDS encoding serine protease, with amino-acid sequence MRFFGMFCWTVFFLLLCYGNTFAGNNIEFLDKELIQELNHGIYEVVTPKLEDKKITYARKLPFEKLDYVEREEKYHSIGTAFFINKKQLMTAEHVFDIMYFSLYEDYYIRDMEGNVYPVNKIYKCSNRRDMMVFDLEKYPKKIVPLTFNEKVEIGDTVFSAGNALGEGISYRAGQVASFTPERAYGEWKNIRFSSPASPGNSGGPLLNTEGKVVGLIVRKTESENYNIAIPISEVKKLGEQAVFHARNVSVEVEGTWATLIRDWSYQASLPATLAELRQKTQKSLGSFYQGLRKELMEQVKNKNFPRGERFRFYLREQQPIQGIATMVPDMNFRKWAARSQFLEKEPLAAEQSVYHGKAEDFDMQAIIEKPDGVALKTFLDSPKMILDTFLAGVPYFRHIGTEKVPVTSLGEPARTEVWQDNLGRSWRSALWYVPYADYFLGAHCLPYPKGAICNIVDETADFLSLDHIATVRGGSDELVIGYEGSLDDWMEYLALGEKYLPSYFKDVVMSHKGKHTKIHLHDFQFDFESEEITGKSSLRLHLGYANDQVLAEDLVMLSLFPEKGRPAYYAIRPYYEPSPFSAESSIGTWEEVLSGTGDFSGKKVARNNRVVIQKPALQTEKTITDPDGRKMKKVFAIGCTYKASTADEKDVEQDCERFFQSVQFADN; translated from the coding sequence ATGAGATTTTTCGGAATGTTCTGCTGGACAGTATTTTTCCTGCTGCTGTGCTATGGGAACACCTTTGCTGGGAATAATATAGAGTTTCTCGACAAGGAGCTGATTCAGGAATTAAACCACGGTATTTATGAAGTGGTGACTCCGAAACTGGAAGACAAAAAGATTACCTATGCCAGAAAACTTCCTTTTGAAAAACTGGATTATGTGGAGCGAGAGGAAAAATACCACAGCATAGGGACGGCTTTTTTTATCAATAAAAAGCAGCTGATGACCGCTGAACATGTTTTCGATATCATGTATTTTTCTCTGTATGAAGATTATTATATCCGTGACATGGAAGGCAATGTATATCCTGTGAATAAAATTTATAAATGCTCAAATCGACGGGATATGATGGTCTTTGATCTTGAAAAATATCCGAAAAAAATTGTTCCGCTGACGTTCAATGAAAAAGTAGAGATCGGTGATACGGTTTTTTCCGCAGGGAATGCCCTGGGAGAGGGAATATCCTATCGAGCCGGGCAGGTGGCCTCCTTTACCCCGGAGCGGGCTTATGGAGAGTGGAAGAATATCCGTTTTTCTTCGCCCGCATCTCCGGGAAACAGCGGTGGTCCCCTCCTTAATACTGAGGGAAAAGTGGTCGGCCTTATTGTTCGCAAGACGGAGAGTGAAAATTATAATATTGCTATCCCGATCAGCGAGGTGAAAAAGCTCGGAGAGCAGGCGGTTTTTCATGCCCGGAATGTCAGTGTTGAGGTCGAGGGAACCTGGGCAACGCTTATCAGAGATTGGTCCTATCAGGCTTCTTTACCAGCAACTTTGGCAGAGCTCAGGCAAAAGACGCAGAAGTCTTTAGGGAGTTTTTATCAGGGGCTGAGAAAAGAACTCATGGAGCAGGTCAAAAATAAAAATTTTCCCCGTGGTGAGCGCTTTCGTTTTTACTTAAGGGAGCAGCAGCCCATACAGGGGATTGCTACTATGGTTCCTGACATGAATTTTCGCAAATGGGCAGCACGGTCCCAGTTTCTGGAGAAAGAACCGCTTGCAGCAGAGCAGAGTGTCTATCATGGCAAAGCAGAGGATTTTGACATGCAGGCCATTATCGAAAAACCTGATGGCGTTGCTCTGAAGACCTTTCTGGATTCTCCGAAAATGATATTGGATACCTTTCTGGCCGGGGTCCCTTATTTCCGGCATATAGGTACGGAAAAGGTGCCGGTGACCAGCTTGGGTGAGCCCGCGAGAACAGAGGTATGGCAGGATAATTTGGGACGGTCCTGGCGTTCTGCTCTCTGGTATGTCCCCTATGCGGATTATTTTCTTGGTGCCCATTGCCTTCCTTATCCGAAAGGGGCTATTTGTAATATCGTGGATGAGACGGCAGATTTCTTGAGCCTGGATCATATTGCCACTGTCCGAGGGGGCAGCGATGAGCTGGTGATTGGTTATGAAGGAAGCCTTGATGACTGGATGGAATACCTTGCGCTTGGCGAGAAGTATTTGCCCTCGTATTTTAAAGATGTTGTCATGAGTCATAAGGGCAAACACACAAAGATTCACCTGCATGATTTTCAGTTTGATTTTGAGAGCGAGGAAATTACCGGCAAGTCAAGCCTCCGTTTGCATTTGGGTTATGCCAATGATCAGGTCTTAGCAGAAGATTTGGTGATGCTCAGTTTATTTCCAGAAAAGGGGCGGCCTGCCTATTATGCGATTCGACCCTATTATGAGCCAAGCCCCTTCAGTGCAGAGTCCTCTATTGGAACATGGGAAGAGGTGCTTTCCGGGACCGGTGACTTTTCCGGGAAAAAGGTCGCCAGAAATAATCGGGTGGTTATTCAAAAGCCTGCCTTGCAAACAGAGAAAACAATTACTGATCCTGATGGGCGGAAAATGAAAAAGGTTTTTGCTATCGGCTGCACCTATAAGGCGTCCACAGCAGATGAAAAAGATGTGGAGCAGGATTGCGAGCGCTTTTTTCAGAGTGTCCAGTTTGCTGATAATTAA